The DNA window gaaattatttttagaaaaaaatttatatttttaaaagaactataaaaaaaaactgtttaaaactGTTGAACTGTTTAAGAAACTATTTCTTAGAAATGATTGCAAATTGTTGTTTAAAAAACCATATAGAACCATTTTAAAAAGTATACGTTGGAACGTGATTTGTAGCGAGAAACCAACGCGTCAATATTCTAACATGCACTAGAGTAAGACTTTTCAAGTAATAATTTagagttaattttgaaaatacttttaaataatttcgTAAATGATAAATCACGATCTGAGGTGTCCTCCAGGGCCTGAAGAAGAAaagcaaacagaggtcagaagcAACGCCGTTGGGGTTCACCGGCTGTCCGCTCCGACTCTCAAGTCAGTTTCAGTAagggaaagaaaagaaaaaaagaaagaagaaaaaattaaaaatgtgagAATAGAGGCGTACCTTAGGGTTTACACATAAGGTGATTTATATAAGCATATGTGcataatttttttctcttcCCTCTCTCTGGTCCTCACTTTTCTGTTTGCCTTAGGTGGCCTATTCAGTTACACCTTGAGTGCTGTATCAAGTGCAAACTGCTCGTGGAACATTCTCGCTTGTCATCAAATCTGTTGTGGTCCCCTCTAGATTATCTCTCACGTGTGACCATATTTATCTAATATCTAGGTTAAGCGAATAACGGGTACCCTAACATCTGTTAAAGATCAATCGGCTGATCCAAAGATTCCTAGCTAGTGTTCCCTTGAGGAGATGTCGAACTATCCTCTATACTCATGACTTCGGGCTATTTTCCAGGTCGTTTATCGACTTTCCGAGCTATCTCGGGAGATCAAGTTTTCGAGTTGTGCACAAGTCGGTATCTCGGCTAGTCTATGCTTGACTTAGTGAAACTTAATTTTACCGAGATTGTTTCTCCCCCCTATTATATGTTATCTCTACGTTATcactaaatattttttaaattttcaagttTGAATTCGAGTAgtgttaattttaataaaaatagaaattattattaaataaaaccatatttggtccttttttatttcttgagaaatatatttgatatattttaaattgccctactataaaatattataatttaactaattaattagatttataaTGGGGTCCTATTTAGCTGTccttatttttttgatttttttaatctgAATTAAGATTTAAATCTAAAACAGTCTCATCAAATCTCCTTTATCTTTtatttctgttttattttttttgaacacatacatgacatcatttAAGTACTCTTCTtacctattttcttttatttttctttaaatgtgATTTGAGATATCTCTGAAGCAAATATGACAATTTTCTAtctctttcttttcttaaaaaatacACCAATAAGGACACTTGCTATACTTATTTGGAGAACCAAATTGACTGTTACATGTACAATAATGCATTTGCTTCTCTTTTATACTTATAAGAGACATAATGTCATGCCGATTTTCTGCCGTTTGTCCATCCATAACCGCCAACATATCTGAAATTTTGGACTAAACATGTGAATGTAACAAATAAATCAGGATGACAAAAGACACGACAAATAGCTATAGCATCATGGTAATGTTCCATCATATATCGTGAGCTCCTTGTGTAAGAGGCGGGAAATATGACATGTTTGCCTATGTTATTACTTTCGGTATCACCGCGAAAAAGAGCATCACGTATACCACTATATATCTCTGAGCGAAGAGCCTTCTGATTCCgtttaatataatctaaatgtTCTTACTCTATACATGTGAAAGCATCGATAATAAATTGCTGAAATAGACGACCACCTTGCAACAAGTCGAATGATCGGTTCCCCGTTACTGGATGAAATAAGCATAATATTCTCGCATTGTAATATGAGTCCGCTTAACACGTCTATTTCTAGTGGTAGGCGCGTACGCAACTATTGTATAACCTCCTTCGCCTTAAGGGAATAATATGGAAAATTGCATCGCCATGAAACTGGGATGCAAGTAACTAATTCTTCGTAAATCCCTGGTTTTATATTCGACCACAATATCACGGTTCTTATCATAATAACCAAAATTGCCAACTAAAAGTCCAACAATTTGACTTGCTACTGGAGCAGCGTATTGGTCATTGTTGTATTCTCTTCGACCAGCTAACTTCAATTTTATTGACACCAAAGAATATTCGATAAATATAGCCATTCTAAATGATTTAGCAATTTCGTTGCATTCATCAAACATTGCGATAAGCTATTGACAATTGTTTCATCAATTAAATTTGTGAAACTATTTTGGTCAAAACATGATATTCTATGAATTTTGTTAATTGTGTCAAAAACGTACAATTAGGCAAATTTAGGCTTCTCTCTATTGACTGGCAAAAGAGATCCTATTGCATGATAATTTTTCCCACTAATAGACAATACATTCGGTCTTGGTTTTTTGTTAATGTCGTAGTCAATCCTTCCACCTGCCGAAGTAAATGCAAACATTGAATTGTATTCGCGAATACATTCACGGAATTTCTAAGATTCTCTATATATTGTGTCATTTAGTAGCGCATTAAGAAAATCCGGTGATTTTTGCAAAGCTGGCAAATGAACCATGCCCTTTTTACACCACATGTTGAACTATGGAAATTTACAGCCCATAGTTTGTTGTATTGCTTCAGCGCGCCAAAAAAGGGCCCCATAATCTAGGCATTCGCATTTAGGCCCCTTGTATATATTGACAACCGTGTTATGTGGCTTTGTCAAATTAGCGGGTTCTGTGAATTGGGATTTTAGCATCTAATCATGCTGACGCTTGCGCCGCCGCGAAATAAAATGCTTAGACATCTATACATGTAGCCAGGCGACtcctaaaattatgaaattcacCTATTTAAAGGTAATATTGTATATTATAATATCATTCAATAGCAAAACAACCACAATAAAGCACTTAGGGCAATGTAATCAAAACACTAATAACATTGCTTACAGCGCATGACTATATAGTCAGCTTAAAAAGTACACATTTAAAATATGTAGACCAAATGTCGTAAGGCCAAACACATCAAATAGCTAGAATGACTTTAGAGTCGGAAAGGTAAAGAATGCAGTCGCCTTGCATGATAACATGCAAAGCCGATTCAAGCAATTCATATTCTTTGCGTACTGCTTCATAAAGAGCGCAAAGTTCTCTATAATCAGGCTTACATTGACCTGGAAATTCTTCgccaaaaacaccaaaaaagCTCAATTCGGGGCAGATCCGCGAAACAGGGATCACCAATTCGCAATCTGCAAACCTCTTCCAAGAATTCTAGATCCAATCTAGATGTCGTGTCCTTTGCATCTTTTGCATTGTCACAACGCGCAATTAAAACTTTCTCGGCCAAATCTTTTGATCGAAGGTGTCTATATGTGAATGTCACATGGCTAAAAAAACAACTGCTCACCGTATGGCTTGTATCATAATTTGGGGCTAGCATGAATAAGGTTTTTAAGGCACCAACCAACTGGGATTCACAACTTAACGACAACACAGGCATCTGCACATCATAGAGTTCAACTTATAAAAATCGAGATCGAAAAAATAATGGCGCGTTTTGCAGAAACATTATCGGGAATTTGGCGGcctaaataatttcattttttataatgCCAAAATTATTTGGAGACAGCgctagaataaaaaaaaacatttgtgTTACAATTCAACGCTATCAAAAAATAGGTATGGAACAATCAAAAGACCAGTTACTGCACTGCAATAGAGATATACAACGCTTTGCGCGCGAGAAGTGTGATTTGCTAGCCGTATCAAACATACCCTGCGTACTGAACGTACTCGTGAGAGTAGAGAAAGGAAACTGATTTTCCGACCTGAATGGACGCCGaaaaatttcaaaccaaatCTATTTTGCTAACCATTGGCTGAGAACTTTTAATGTTAAAACTAAAGTTATGAGTTCATAAGTTCAACTTAGACACTGGTTTTTCGGACCTGActggtttaaaaaaataaaaaatttagtgcTCAGTAgtatatatatagatagatagatagatagatagatagatagagaGAGAGATAATTTGTCCGTAAATTGGTATTTTATTTCTACAAAGACATTAAGAAGTGGGACtaaattgaaagttttgttACTTTTCTATGTAAATACAAAGCCACATATCAAATTAATGTTTATGTTTATCATTTGCAGGAAATAAAAAATACTCTGAAAATGTTAAAAGTTAATTGcgtaaaagacaaaaaaaatgaaaccagCGTCCCTAATCTAAACAACTATGCATCTCTTATTGCAAAACATATGTCTGATTCCTTTTTAACATTAATTacaatattcaaaataaaataaaaatgacagtcgaacctaatataaaaaaactatttatattCCCTGTTATGTTGcatttttctcaaatttcctcaaaaaaaaCCTGCAACTACCTCATTTTCTTTgcgaatttttgttttttatagaGTCGGTACGCTCCATTAAGGGTTCGACTCAAATCTACCGTCGCATCTCTCCTCGTGTCGAGTCGACACAGGTACGACAATCTAAAACCAAATGTCCCGGTAACGGCGAGTTCATGTACGTTTTAACAACTATATTTACGTGTTGAATCATCGTCAACCTAATCTTATGTTTGCCCACGCTTAGGTGACGAGTAATGGTGTTGCTGTAAAGCCGCGCCCTTTCGTTTTTTTACTAAACCTAAACCTTGGTAAAAGGAGCTTAGTATTCTGTTAGAAAgcgtttttttaaaaaaaatgatgttttaAATCCACCTAGTATCTAATCTCatatatttttacttaaaaaactaTAGTTAATGCATCTGGTATTATTTTAAAGTCTGTTAGTTATGTAATTATGTGAATCACGAACAATTCATTTTTACAAACCTAAAAGGTAATAAAATTGATAGGTAATAcgcaatgataaaaaaaattaatatcatgcAATACAGTTATTAAATTAACTTACTGGTTTGTTTTGAACAATCTGTTAACTTAGCCGAGTGTATAAAATCCAGCAAAAACCTGTAGTTTTGGCAAAAAAACAGATGGAACTGCTTAGACTGGTAAAACTTCAATCCATTCCAACTAAAAGCTAAGTACAATGTAGAACTAAAAGTATTAATTATCGTAGTTTCTTTTATATTTGATAGTAATATGCTACTATGTGTCGTGATATATAGCGGCcagacttttttttatttaaataatagatAATTGGAAAAAAATTCACTAATATAACACAAACACAATATACAACCAAACAAagctaaaacaataaaatacaaAGATTATCCATATGCCCTAAAACTACTTCAAAGCAAAGGAAATATCACGTTGCAATAATTATGGTTTAAGTCTTTCATATTTTTACCTTGTGGCCTTGTATTTAACCATGAGCCCAATGTATAACATATTATCTACACCACAATGTTCGAGAATCGTGTCCATGGATTTAGTTAAAAATTTCAACCGATGTGTGtggtaataatttatttaaacatcAAAATTGTCTTTTAACAATTCAAGTCTGCATTGGCAGCCAGATTTTTGGCATCATTTTCGGAAAAATTGCTTTGCCCATGAAATTCGGCATAAGTCAAATCCATAACACAGTCTGTAAATGTTAAAAACCATTGTGGCATCCATAAGAATGTTCCAGACTGCTTAGTTACTTTGTAAAAATATGGCGGGCAGTGCAAATGAGATAGCGTAAACATAAGCAAGTAGTCAGACGTCACGATAAGTTGCGGCATCTAGGTAACAAAAAATCCAATTTGAATGTCACATATATTAGTTATTTCTTTTATGatcatttcaatttaaaatattttttaactctTATGCCTCATCAAAGACATATCATTTTCACAAATCTAAAGGAAAATCTTATGCTCTTTGATTTATACAGCAAAagttttaagggttaattgcaaattaatacacgaactttatcctaatttgcaattacaacacgaactttgaaacttggcaatttaatacaccaactttcatttttttggcaaattagtacaccgaccaatcatacaacaacacgtggctgtatatgacaatgtccacgttagtgtttttccagttcggtgtatcaattcgccaaaaaatgaaaatcggtgtaccaatttgccaagttttaaagttcgtgttgtaattgcaaattggggtaaagtttgtgtattaatttgcaattaacccaagttttaaactattaaattgtataataaaaaataatattttataattgtaaacaaatataataaagtTATTTTGTAACTTAATGTGTAAATTGCaaagacaaataaataatttatcgaCAAAAAACGCAAGTTTCTATTGTAAAGTGAATATTATAAAGTGTTTATATATCTTTTACGTAgacaattttgaaaaaattcaaaaaccaaCATAGAAtaccaataaaaaataattagccAAATGTCAGTGGCtaaattcatttcattttttaaagagaccatttaaaaaaaatggtcaTGTCATTAGGTAACTCAGACTCTTGTAACCTCTTCATGTTTTTTGATAGATAATCAATTTAGTCTGTTGTACATAAACATTTGTCGCACTTTCTTACAAATACAAAGCACGCACATGTGAATtgattgacaattttaaaattttattacctTGTATGAGATATGCGTGTGTTGATGGGCAAATTTGGAAAAAACAAAATGTGAGAATGGGAATTATATGCGAACATATTGAAATTGAAAGAGGTAAAGAAAAAGCTAACCTCAGTGCTCAAGTTGTGTGAGGCACAATACGATACTAACCAATTTATATTTGAATGGCAGGGCAAGTTGGATTGCAAAAAAATGCCTTTTTTCATTTCTCGAAAAATGAGACAGATAGAGAATATGTGAAAATAATACAAAGGAAAGGTTGTTTGTGATTTACGGTGTTTAAAGATATATTTTGAGTCTTCCAATATATATGTAATAGGTCTATCTAGCCTCGTAGGGATGCACAGGGCATCTACaattgttgatttgtttttaatacaACATGACTGATGAATTTTATTACTGTGGTGAATTGAATGCACAATCACTACGCTATTATAATTGTGCAAATATATTAGAGCAAGCTTTTTCTTGCGTTGAGTAAGTGGTTTAAAGAAAGACATTTTTGACAAATGAATAGAATATAGAGACCCAACTTTATATGTCCAATTTTCAAAGAACCCTGCATATAGGCATTTCACTATTGGTCCCATGAATATTATATATACTATTTATGTATAGTAGAAAAGACAATACAATAAATGAAATGGCCAATTTTATACACACACTACAACAAAACAGAGATACAGGGGCGGTTTCGTAGGGGCGGTTCTATAAAAAGCCCctatattttatcatttaaaaactAAGCCGTTCCGTGGGGCGGAATATGTATCCGCCCCTATTGTTTTGTATTTTAGGGGCGGTTGAATAAGTATAGGGGcggaattttaaaaaagacCTAACCCTaatagatataattttttttaattcttctctctcttctttttcgTCGTCCTCTCGTTCTCTCAACTCAAACACAGTAGCAATGGGGGTGACCTAGCAGCTGATTCACTTGACTCCAATGGCGGACCTGGATTATCGATGATCTTATAATCCTTTATAACAAGTAGCTAAATCTCTCACTTCACTTAGGTTTTTAGATTTTTGATTTGTTCACTTCACTCGAGCAGCTGAGTCGCTCTCTTAGGAATCGTCGGCCTCTCATCCTTGCGAACCTGGATTATCGATGTTTATTGCTGTTTAGTTGCTAATTGCTGGTTTATTATCACTGCAATATTTGCTGTGAAGAAGGTGACTGGTGTTTGTTTTTGCTAGGGTTTTGTTAACGCAGGTTAGTACATTTCTTATTTGGGTATgttaattattgttgttgtttccATTAGAGGGTTAAGAAAAATAAGGTTGTTAATGTGATTGAGGGTTTTAAGAACTCTTTCAGAATGTTGAAGAAGATTAATCATTATGAATTTGTCTTTTGTTTTTTGCTTATTACCTGTTTCGTGATCTTGATTTTAGTTCTATTTGAATTTGTGCTTTGTAAATGTGTTGAAGAAGATTAATCATTCTTCTATTTTCAAGTTACAGGTTGAAGTATCATCATGTTTTGATTGCTAATTAGTCCTAATAATTTGTTGAATTATCGTCATTCGTTGATTTGCTAGTTTTAATctgattaaataaattaattaattttgttgagTTATGGTTCTTTTCTAAAGCTGATGTAAGATTGTATAAGAGCAATAGGTGTTATTTGTGTGAAACCTTGGCTACATTTAGCTGTAATAATGTGTTATTTGTGTGAAGCTATTATTATCTGCACATGTATGTCCCAAAATTGATTCAGAAGTTGTGTAGTGGTGTTAATATATGTGTTTTCTTTTGCTTAATAGAGTTGTTTTTGTGAATTTAATTAGTAATTGGACTACACATTGTCTATTGGTTATTAGACTATATATGACTTGAGTATATTGAACATTGTGTCAGGCTTGTACCATAAAGATGAATAGGATGACTTTCTTATAAGCATTAGATCTTAGAAATTGGTAGAAGTAAAATATGTCAGTAAATGAACAAGCATAAAGGAAATGCCACCTTTCTAAGAAAGACAAAACGACAGAATAACATCAAACCACCAACTGGTCCTATTTTTACATCCCTTCTTTCACATCTCCttaattttgtgtttgtttctCCAGAAAACTTACAGAAATATTTTACTGTAAGTGAATGATAACATAGCATTAGATGTTGATGAGGAGGTGGATTCCGAAAATGTAGGGATAGACATAGAACAACCAGGAGTATCCACCACAGGGGTGTCTAGTGAATTTCAGAAGCTACTAGACGATGTTGACAAAGAAGTATATCCAGGGTGTAAGACATTTTCTAAATTGTCTTGCATTTTACATATATACCACATGAAATATCTTAATGGATGGACGGAGAAATCCGTTAGTATGCTCTTGGAGTTTCTACTTGATTTGCTTCCAGAGGGTGCCTTACTGCCTAAAACTTATTATGAGTCTAAGAAGATTATTACAACATTAGGTCTTGATTATAAAAAGATCGATGCTTGTGAAAATGACTGTATGTTGTTTTGGGGTGAGAAATCAAGTGATGAAGTTTGCAGTAAATGTGGCACATCAAGATGGGTAGTTAATAAGAACGAGCAAGTGAATTCCAATGATAATTCAGTGAATAAGCCTGTTGCTAAGAGAAAGAAGCCCGTCAAAGTTTTGCGTTACTTTCCATTAATACCAAGGCTGCAAAGATTGTTTATTTCAAAGAAGACTTCGACTGACATGAGGTGGCATGCTGTGGGTCGCATAAAAGATGGGATGCTCAGACATCCTGCAGATGGGGAAGCTTGGAGAGCATTTGATGCCCAATTTCCAAATTTCTCGTCCGATCCACGAAATGTTAGATTTGGTCTTTCTAGTGACGGGTTCAATCCTTTCAGAACAATGAGTACTAATTATAGTACTTGGCCTGTCATGTTGATTCCATATAACATGTCACCCTGGATTTGCATGAAGCaatcatcttttattttatcaatgatCATCCCAGGGAAAAAGGGTCCTGGAAATGACATTGATGTCTACTTGCAACCTCTGATCGAAGAGCTGAAACTGTTATGGGAAGGTGTAGAAACCTACGACGCTTTTGGGGGTGAAACTTTTAACTTAAGAGGTGCATTAATGTGGACTATTAATGACTTCCCTGCTTATGCTTATTTATCAGGCTGGAGTACTAAAGGGAGGTTTGCTTGTCCATGTTGTGCTGAATTCACAAATTCAAGATGGTTATATAAGGGTGGAAAACATTGCTATATGGGTCATCGCCGGTGGTTACCACATGATCATTCATTTCGCTTCAAGGAACATCTTTTTGATGGAACCCAAGAATTAGGCATGGCACCTGTACGAGCTACAAGTGGTGATGTTTTAAACCAATTAGATGATCTTCAATTTGGTTTAGAGCAATTAGGAAAGCAGTCCAAATCTAAGAAAGGGAAAAGAAAAAAGCAAACAGTAAACATTGATGAAGCTAATCCTGAGATGGAAATTGATGTTGATGATTTGAAAAAAGCTGCCATGAAGCATTGGAAGAAGAAAAGCATATTTTTTGTGCTACCTTATTGGGAGCATAATCTATTACGCCACAATCTTGATGTGATGCATATAGAAAAAAATGTGTGTGACAACCTCATTGGCACTCTATTGAATCTTGAGTATAAGTCTAAAGATAATGAAAAGGCTCGTCTTGACTTAGTGGACATGGGTATTAGAGAAGAACTTCATCCTATAGAAGACGCAAATGGTAAAAGACGATTGCCTTTAGCATGCTTTTCTTTGACTTCAACAGAGAAGGATATTTTTTGTCAAGTTCTTAAGAATATGAAATTGCCAGATGGCTATTCTTCAAATATTTCTAGGTGTGTAAACTTAAAGGATCGCAAAATTAGTGGGCTCAAGAGTCACGACTGTCATATTTTGATTGAGGATCTTCTTCCTCTTGCATTGAAATCTTGTAGTCCATCTAAGCAATTAACTTCAATAGTAATTGAGTTGGCTGCATTTTTCAAATCTATATGCTCAAAATCAATTGATCCGAAGGAACTTGACAAAATCCAAGAGCGTGTCGTTTTGACTCTTTGTCATATGGAGATGACCTTTCTTCCTGGCTTTTTCACCATAATGGTTCATTTGATG is part of the Mercurialis annua linkage group LG3, ddMerAnnu1.2, whole genome shotgun sequence genome and encodes:
- the LOC126672685 gene encoding uncharacterized protein LOC126672685 — encoded protein: MNKHKGNATFLRKTKRQNNIKPPTVNDNIALDVDEEVDSENVGIDIEQPGVSTTGVSSEFQKLLDDVDKEVYPGCKTFSKLSCILHIYHMKYLNGWTEKSVSMLLEFLLDLLPEGALLPKTYYESKKIITTLGLDYKKIDACENDCMLFWGEKSSDEVCSKCGTSRWVVNKNEQVNSNDNSVNKPVAKRKKPVKVLRYFPLIPRLQRLFISKKTSTDMRWHAVGRIKDGMLRHPADGEAWRAFDAQFPNFSSDPRNVRFGLSSDGFNPFRTMSTNYSTWPVMLIPYNMSPWICMKQSSFILSMIIPGKKGPGNDIDVYLQPLIEELKLLWEGVETYDAFGGETFNLRGALMWTINDFPAYAYLSGWSTKGRFACPCCAEFTNSRWLYKGGKHCYMGHRRWLPHDHSFRFKEHLFDGTQELGMAPVRATSGDVLNQLDDLQFGLEQLGKQSKSKKGKRKKQTVNIDEANPEMEIDVDDLKKAAMKHWKKKSIFFVLPYWEHNLLRHNLDVMHIEKNVCDNLIGTLLNLEYKSKDNEKARLDLVDMGIREELHPIEDANGKRRLPLACFSLTSTEKDIFCQVLKNMKLPDGYSSNISRCVNLKDRKISGLKSHDCHILIEDLLPLALKSCSPSKQLTSIVIELAAFFKSICSKSIDPKELDKIQERVVLTLCHMEMTFLPGFFTIMVHLMVHLVEEVKLGGPVQYRWMYPSEREFVTYKSSVRNRAHPEGSIAEWYIANECLTFCSRYLEGVETKFNRPLRNPDPPTNQYAEYLFASAGQTIGKIEDIVLDDKSLTQAHRYVLRHCDQLVQYRQEFIDIEKRKRRRQTRLNPNDLEVLINENFHVWLQSKVIDLARDSNISAEILALGRGPNKVARRFSGFIINGSRFHTKTREEQRLTQNSGVVNRSEGGGVEYFGKLRDIIELNYYGSLGRF